Part of the Panicum virgatum strain AP13 chromosome 4N, P.virgatum_v5, whole genome shotgun sequence genome is shown below.
GTTTTAGCTAAATGAAGTTTTTTCTCTTAATGTCAATCCATTGTGTACCGTCACGCAAGCTATTTATGCTACTGTCTTGTGCCCAATTAGAATGGTGTTTTGATCACCTTATAGCCCCAACAATGATTGTAATATCTCAGCTCAGGTCACCTCATTGTGTACTGTGGAATTGTTTCTGGAGTAGTATATTCTTGCTACTTTCTTGTGCCGAATTATTTATTTAATGCAGGTATGATAAGTTCAATGTCATCTGATAGTAGTATATGTTTGCAGTCGAGGAGGAAGACCAGGGAGCCCAAGGAGGAGAATGTCACCCTTGGCCCCACTGTCCGCGAAGGAGAGTTTGTCTTTGGAGTTGCTCACATCTTTGCATCCTTCAACGATACCTTCATTGTAAGTATTGTGTGTTTTACCTCTGCGTCACTGCGTGGACCTTTCATTCGCTTCCCATGTTTAATTGTGTGATGTTCTTATGTGCAGCATGTTACTGATTTGTCTGGGAGGGAAACTCTGGTTCGGATCACTGGTACTGTCCCTTCTCTTCAGTCCATGGTGGTCAATGATGGCAATTGTATTTAGTTGTAACCATGGTGTACAATCATGTAGGTGGCATGAAGGTCAAGGCTGATCGTGATGAATCGTCACCTTATGCTGCTATGCTTGCAGCTCAAGATGTTGCAGCTCGTTGCAAGGTATGTGTAATGAGGTCAAGAATATCTTATGAAATTCTGCTACAATCAGTCTCATTGATTTATTAATCGGCATCTCATTGATATTCGGCTGTGTATCCAAAGATGATGCCTGCTTAATTAACTTGTCACTTATTAGCATAATGTAAGGCTGCTGATTTGGTTGCTGTATCCAGATATGTAATTTATGAGTTGGTATTGTCTTCAGGAGCTTGGTATCACTGCACTGCACATTAAGCTTCGTGCAACCGGAGGCAACAAAACCAAGACTCCTGGGCCTGGTGCTCAGTCTGCTCTCAGGGCTCTTGCTCGTTCTGGCATGAAAATTGGGCGCATTGGTATGAATTTTGATATCTTGCAAACACTTTCTCGACTTAGTTTGGTCAGTTGTCTTGCAGAATGCTGTGTTATTTCTGTACACTGATGTCAAAATTTGTGTCATGTGCAGAGGATGTTACCCCAGTTCCCACTGACAGCACTCGCAGAAAGGGTGGTaggaggggaaggaggttgTAGGCGTCTTCTCCTGGCAATTTGCCATCTCGTGGCTCAGGCCATGAAGAAGCTAGTCCTTTCTGGGTAGTGTTGCAATTTGCCATCTCGTGGCTCAGGCCATGAAGAAACTAGTCCTCTCTGGGTAGTGTTGCTGTTTCTATGCTTGTCAAGAGGAGCTTTAATTTTGCTCTATGTTGAGGATCATTTACCGTTAGTTGAACCTGTGATGTTGCACGGATGATATTTTGGTTGAGGAATTGACTTGTCATATTTATGCTAAAACATGTGTTTTCACTCTAGAACCTACCTGTTGGATGGCATGCACGTGTTTTTGCTTGGTGCTGATCAGAAACTACTCTCCTAATGCGAGTTTCAGCATCGACGTTTTAATGGTCATGTGCTGACTCAGCTCGAGATGGTGCTGTGATTGTGTGCTAATGTTTCCAGAATTATTTTCACAAGATGTGGAATCGTGGATGCTTGCCTGCTGAGCATTTCAAGATCGAgacaaatatgaaaacaaacgCAATCGTGCGTACATTTATTATTCCACAAACATGAGAacaaattcaaatacaaatgatCATGATCCTTTTCACAGTGCAAGTTATCCCACTCGAATTACACTACTGCACAAAAGAACGCCTCGTAGAAAGATCGTTTCAGGCAGCAAGCATGGCGTAGCCGATGATGGCGCCGAGCGAGCCGACCAAGCCAGCGACCCCCGGAGCGGCGGCGTTCGTGTTGGTGCCGCTGGCggaaggcggaggcggcgtggcGTTGCCCTCGGCGCCCGGCGCGTTGGCGGAAGTGGACGGCGGCTGCGACGCACCACCTCCCGGGGTTGTGGACGGCGCCGGGGCCATGGGCGCCGGTGGCGAGCCCGAGGAGGTGGTGGGAGCAGGCGCGGGAGCCGAAACTgccggggacggcggtgaggctggggtggccgcgggcgccggcagAGGGGCGGCGCCTGAGGGTGGTGGCGACGAGGGGCTCCGCGCAGGCGCGGCCGCAGGAGGCGGCGAGGACGGGCTCGGCAGAGGCGCGGGGGACGGCGGGGACATCGTGGGCGGGGCCCCGGCCCCGGGCGGGGTGCGCGCGCCGGTGCGATcagcgaggacgacgacgatgagCTTCTCGTTGGCCCGGCAGCTGGCCTCGTTGCCgctgatgaagaagaaggggcccGAGCGGTCGAGCGTGAACACCGTGTTGCCGTCGTTGAACTTCTGGAGGTACGAGGAGACGTTGCACGCGTTGTACGCCGCCGGGTCCACCAGGAGCACCGAGTCCGTCTCCTTGGGGTACACGAACACTGCACGTACATGCACGATCGGTCACGCGTCATGGCAACATGTGAtctcgcggaggaggaggaagaagaaggagagctTACGGAGCTGGTCGCCGATCTGGAAGCGGAGCCTCCCCGCCCAGGTGTTGTAGGGCTCGAAGCCGGCGTCCGGCACGCTCCAGCCTTTCTGGCCGCCAACCCGGAACTGCGTCGCGCTGGCCGCCGCGACCACGAGCGCGAAGCAGGCGAGCCCCAGGCCCGGCGATCTCGCCATGGCCGGAACGCGCTTCGGCTAGCTCGCTTTGCGACCCCGCGGTGCGCCGTCGATCGACGGGAGCTCAGGGAGAAGAGACGCGACACGAGTGCTAGCCTGCGCACTTGGACTCTGGCTGGAGGTGTCGAAGGGTGACTTGACCATCTGGGGCGCAGGGGACGACACGTATTTGTAAGAACCCCCCGGTCGCACGCCGCGGGCTTTACACGGTGTCAGGTTCGTTGCTTTCACCCGTTAACCACCTGGTGTGGCCGGAGGCAAAGTTACCTCGCGACACACTGCGCTCTCCACGTGATCAGCGGAGGTGCCTggccccggcgacggcgagcgtcCCCGGCCACGacccacggcggcgacggctccgccCCGGCGGCCATCGCGCTGCGCCGGCCTGCAGccacgcgtgcgcgcgcggccaCGTCGCCCGAGCTGTCTGTCGGTGCGCGCTTCACAGGATCACCTCGCCGCGCGCCCCCGTGCATCGCGGGTGCCGTGACGAGtgtcgacggcgacgacgacggctccTCCGTGGCCCGGTCTCGATACGTAGCTAGCCGGTCGGCGTCGTTGTCAGAGGGGCGTGCGTGCGCGACCCGTGCCTATCCGGTGCCATCCATGCACACATGGCGAGCCGCGGGGGCCTGACGCCCCGGTCAAGCGGCCAGCGTCGCTGGAAAGTTCCAGGCCTGCCTGAACGCTCGCATTCATCTGCCCAATCGAATCGATCCAGGGAAATGATAAAAACGAAAGAGCAAAAAAGGAATTCGAGCTCATCGCTTCATCAGTCGACAGATCAGACGTACAGTGAGAGACGataaggccatgtttagtttccaaaaaatttaacatcgaatcttcgaacacatgtatggagcattaaatgcagtcgAAAAAAATAACCAACTACACAGTTCAATTGGAAATgacaagatgaatcttttaagcataattagtctataattagatattaattactaaataacaacaaaagtgttacagtacccaaacccaaaacattTCATGAACTAAACACCCTCTAACAACCTTTTTTCAGAAACAGTTCTGAACTTTCCTTCTTGTGTTCAGAGAGGGTGGTGCTTTCGCGACCGTGCTGGCGAATTTATTCGAGACTTGACCTGGCTGCGACGAAAGCGAGAGCTCGACCTGCGGCCATGCCTGCACGCGGAGCCCCGAGAAGGCTGGTGGCGGTGATGGACTGATGGTGGCTCAGGACCTTTCTCGCCGGTTGCCACATGTGACCGACCATGGAAAACAAGACTTCTTGGGGCATCGGACAGTGAAGTGCAGAGGAATTCAAACACAAATGTCCCCCAACCCCAAGAGTTTGTTCATGTCAAAAATTCCTGAAGAGGCTAGTGATTCTCCAGCCCTGGCGTCAACGTGATCTTGCTATTGCTGCCGACAGTCCATCATTCAGCAACCAGAACCATTCAGCAAGCGAAGGGACCGCATGGACACAGCCAATTTGCTTGCTCTCTTGTTTTTCACTCGGTTCCTGTCCTTTTTCTGACGAAACTGAACTAGGCTCCATCTTCATACCACGCCCGGAAACCAAACAGACCAAACCCAAGAAAACGTTACAGGCAACAAACCGTGTCAGGAGCATGTACAAGTACGGTGACCGCGGAGGCGCCGCCCTCTGCCGCGATATCGATCAGGCGGCTCGCAGGCCGGCggggagcagctcgccggagtcGCTGCACGCGGTGGCGGACGAGCCCGTGGAGCGCCATGAGGACGACCTCGAGGCTGGCGACGGCGTCCGGGCTTTCTTTGGCCTCGTCGTCGGCTTCCTCGCGGCGCCGCTTGGGgtgccggcgatggcggcgtcgCGCACGGCGGAGCTGTCGGTGGTGGAGACCTCTGCCGGCGGCAGCACGCCGCCtgccggtcgctccaagtctgCAGCAGACACTGCAATGCGAGTCAGCCGCCAAAGAACGCGTGCGACGAAACAACAACAACGCAGCACGGCGCAGCGAGCTAGCGAGTGGTATAATCATTATTATATGATTGAGATGGAGTAAAGATTTTATAATTATCGAATCATGACTGAGTTATTGATTTATCTAGATTTAACTATAGATTGATCTAGATTTATTTaggtttatatagataaatctatagctcAGTAAAACATGATCcaataattataaaatttttactataacTCAATCATATAATAATTAGCCCatcataaaattttcatcatAATTTGATGATGGAAACTAtaactataaattaattacagaaaaatatatatctaaaactatagaaaaaaattatactaaagTATATCATATAATATGTTCAATACGTAGATCTACTTACGTGGAgttcaacaaaattggatttttcccttttatgattttttggtgatttactgtgatttttcaaagatttagtcaaaataaaaaataaaaaaaaatagaaaaaccgcTGCCACCTCACCCTCAAACCGCTTAGGGAGGTTATTTGAACGGTTTTGTGAGTAAGGAGGCTGGACAGACAGTTTTGTGGTCCAGAGAGGAAAAGCAAATTCGGCTCAAAGTTGAGGGGGGCAAAAATGACTTTTTCCTTTACTTTTTCACTTTCACTTAGGCCCCAGCCAAGTCAGTGGTAAATCCATAAATTTTGGTGCTTGTTTGGTTGAAGGTTGAAATTATAACCAAATGCTATTCTAAATGAGATAAAGTTTTGGTAAAAAAATTGGTATATCTACATTTTGGCATGCTCATATTTTGATCTCCAACCAAGCAAGTCCCGAAAGTCTGCGATGTCCTGCACCACCTAGCCACCTACCTCGATCTTACTCCCTCCATCTTAAAATATAACAACTTTTCGACTTGATCAAAGTCAAATATTTTCATCTTTTGACTaataatattttcaaaaataataaattttaaaTAGAAAATGTTGATGGTTGGTTTCATTATGAATAAACTGATATTACTTTCAGGTTGTAAATCTTTATAGCTTTTTTTACTATCTACGGTTAAAGTTCAAAAGATTTAATTTGGAAAATACCTAAAACTATATTCAGAGACGGAGGTAGTAATTTTTTTCTACTTTAAACCATACGATTCACAGAGAATCTCCATTGGAAACCAAAGATACTTGCCTAGGGAAGCCCAGGAGGTCTGCGTCGACTGCGCATCAGAGCTTATGgatgctcctcctcctgctgctgccgccattACGTCCTCTGCTCCTCTGAATTCACTCATCTGCTCAGATAGAACGATCGACAGAAAATTCAGAACCAATGGTCATTGGTGATTGCCAAGAAGATGTTTTCTTTCTCTTGAAGAATTACAGGAGTCAAGAGGTGATCCCTTACCCAGCTTGGACAGGAGCCGTTAGCGCCGAACCCTATGTGCGACACATGCCTCACGTCCGTAGGGTACCCGATCTCAATCTCATGCTCCCTCTGTACTGCTGGAATCCACAGAGATTCAACCTTACAATCAGTCCTTGATGAGCAGATCCACAGTTCATCGACTGCATACGACTAGTATCTTTATTTCTTTCCGGGAGCGGGATATATAAGATGGACAAATTAAATGGCTCTTACTGAATATTTGAGCGATGATCTTCAACCCTCTGAAGATGCCCTTTATCGTCATCACCATTGCTGCAAGAAGATCGAATGCTGTGTTCAAGATAAAAGCAAGATTAGAATGCTGAAGGCAATGCTCACACATATCAAGCCGGGCCAAGTACCAGGTGATTTTCAGAACCAGGCAATGGAGATCGAAATCAGACTACGCGTGAATCTGTACATGAACACTGACTAGAATTCAGAACAGAGAAAAAGTAGCTGTACCTTCAAGACGATGTGTACCTATGTCGCAAGCGTCCTTGGCTACGAACAAGCAAAACTCGGCGATCCTCCTCGTTCCACCGCAAAACCTCCACTACATCTGAAATTCTGGACGAAAAACACTGCAAACAGAGAGAGGGCAACCGGATCTTTCGGTATCTACACAAAATGATGCGAGTAGAGAAGAGAAAGGTGGTGAGAAtgtgagatgagatgagatcgAATGAGACGGAAAGAGATCTGAACCTTCTATATGGACAGCACAGGCCTCCTTAAATAAAGGTGATCGCAGAGTAGGTGGTGTTTCCTCTTCCACTCTCTCCGGGCATTTCTCGAGATAGGTCATAGGTGTCTCTAGTCGTCGCAGGCCGTGCTGTAGCTGTGTACCTCGAGCTTGTTGTGTCGCTGTCCTTCTTAATTTCTTCTTGTTAGCAACTACTAATGCTTTGCACAGTTGCACGATGATCTTTTTGAAAAAGGAGATAGCCGTGTCTGTATGTTCAAGATCAGGATGTGGGTGTTGTTCACCAGTGCAAAACACCGGTTGCCCAGTCACTGTCTCACTGCACATGAGTGAACTTAAGTAAGTCTCGAGTGTACGCATTCTCCTTTACACATTTAACCTAACATCTGAAACTGTTGAGAGCCCAATTTTCTCAAAAGGTTTCTGAGCCAAATTTTCAAAAAGTTTTCAGAGCAAATTATTCAAAAAGTTTTCTGAGCCAGGGACAGTCTACCAAATCACTGAAATGGAGTGTTGACCTGAACCTACATATGTGGTAAACATCTAAACTTTACACGAAGAATCGCTGGATCGGATCTACTTCATGCTTTCCAGTGATATACTGATATCTCATGCAGGAAACTATCCAAGCAATGCATTGATACTGTCCACCGTTTTTGGTTTTCCAGTAGATTGCCCCAGCACGATCTCTTGATAGAGATGAACTTTAAAGACTGGATGGATGGCGGCTCAAATCTGTCATGTATCAATGCATGGGGTCAGATGGTCCTAGACTTTTAACCAGCACGATTACAGCGGCAAATGTTTGGTGGCTGTAATGGAGGACATAAACCTGGAACAGTATATGATAGCAACAAGCTGCGTACTTGGTCAGGTCCAATCATTTCGAGTAGCATCTAGTGCAATGGAGCTTTCCACTTTTAAGTAGATTAGGATGCTAAATATGTAAATTTGATTCCTTTGGTCAGGGGGTACAATTTTTAGCTGAAAGTTCATCGTTATAGTGACCAGTTCCTTAGGTTTCACTCCACTAAATTGCAGCCCATTAAAATCCACCTTTTAATGGATTCGATAGAAAGCTTTGTCCATCTTTAAGCGGGTTTTCTcttaaatattttgaaaaattaaCACCTGTTGTCATTTCCGTACCAAAtcccatttttattttttagctgTAAGCTCAACATCAGTAACACATTCCTTTAGTTCCACTCCTCTAAATATGGTATATTAAGATCACTTTTTGTCGGCTCTTAGGCATCCACAATGTAGTGAAAAACCAGGTAGTACGCAATAaatgctactccctccgtcccaaaaaaataAGGGGTTAATTGGATCCATACTATTACAATTTCTCAAGTTCACCGATCtaccattacaattcacctatttGGAG
Proteins encoded:
- the LOC120668473 gene encoding CRIB domain-containing protein RIC10-like isoform X2, giving the protein MVMTIKGIFRGLKIIAQIFIQREHEIEIGYPTDVRHVSHIGFGANGSCPSWMSEFRGAEDVMAAAAGGGASISSDAQSTQTSWASLVSAADLERPAGGVLPPAEVSTTDSSAVRDAAIAGTPSGAARKPTTRPKKARTPSPASRSSSWRSTGSSATACSDSGELLPAGLRAA
- the LOC120668473 gene encoding CRIB domain-containing protein RIC10-like isoform X1, producing MVMTIKGIFRGLKIIAQIFTVQREHEIEIGYPTDVRHVSHIGFGANGSCPSWMSEFRGAEDVMAAAAGGGASISSDAQSTQTSWASLVSAADLERPAGGVLPPAEVSTTDSSAVRDAAIAGTPSGAARKPTTRPKKARTPSPASRSSSWRSTGSSATACSDSGELLPAGLRAA
- the LOC120668471 gene encoding early nodulin-like protein 1, with protein sequence MARSPGLGLACFALVVAAASATQFRVGGQKGWSVPDAGFEPYNTWAGRLRFQIGDQLLFVYPKETDSVLLVDPAAYNACNVSSYLQKFNDGNTVFTLDRSGPFFFISGNEASCRANEKLIVVVLADRTGARTPPGAGAPPTMSPPSPAPLPSPSSPPPAAAPARSPSSPPPSGAAPLPAPAATPASPPSPAVSAPAPAPTTSSGSPPAPMAPAPSTTPGGGASQPPSTSANAPGAEGNATPPPPSASGTNTNAAAPGVAGLVGSLGAIIGYAMLAA
- the LOC120668472 gene encoding 40S ribosomal protein S14; the encoded protein is MSRRKTREPKEENVTLGPTVREGEFVFGVAHIFASFNDTFIHVTDLSGRETLVRITGGMKVKADRDESSPYAAMLAAQDVAARCKELGITALHIKLRATGGNKTKTPGPGAQSALRALARSGMKIGRIEDVTPVPTDSTRRKGGRRGRRL
- the LOC120668473 gene encoding CRIB domain-containing protein RIC10-like isoform X3, which codes for MVMTIKGIFRGLKIIAQIFTVQREHEIEIGYPTDVRHVSHIGFGANGSCPSWMSEFRGAEDVMAAAAGGGASISSDAQSTQTSWASLDLERPAGGVLPPAEVSTTDSSAVRDAAIAGTPSGAARKPTTRPKKARTPSPASRSSSWRSTGSSATACSDSGELLPAGLRAA